Within Bdellovibrio bacteriovorus HD100, the genomic segment TGCGAATAATCTCACAAAGCACGTTGAATGTCTGAGGGTTCACCTCAGAGGTTCTAAAGTTGAGCAAAATCTTTTGGCCGGGCAGAAGCAGGGGATCGTTCAAAAGAACCAGCGCCCCGTTTTCACTCACACTCAATGTGTGGCCGTCAAAAAAGTTGTGATCATTGTGCGCATAGACTGGCGTTTCCAGATCCACGCGTGGACATTTTCTGTCTTTGAATGAGCCTGCGATATGATCCTTGGTTTCAATCAGTCTGCACAGGCGGTCTTTGGAAAATTCCTGAAGATCGCCCAGCAAAGTCCAATTTTCCAGGTGCGCAGCCCATACGAAGTTGTAATCGTAGAGCTCGCCATTTTGGATCATCGTGATCAGTGATCTGTACTCGTAGGGACCATATTTCATTTCCCCACGCAGTATGTACCACTGCTGCTGATTAGTTGCTGTCTGTACCCCACCCATACAACATCCTTTTACAGTTTAATCGACTTAGGATAGAAGTCGATCGTGATATTAGCATCCGCTGCCGGCACCGAACTTCCGTGGAAGGTGATGGTCAGGTTGGATGCATCGTAAGTCCATCCGTTGACTGCGTCGTTAGGCACGGAAACTCCGTTGACCGTGATCACGATCGTGTCCTCTTGTGGTTCGCGATTCAGTTTAAAGACACTGGAAAGCTGGATGATGGAATCAGAGATGAGCTCCAGAGTTGAACCAAAGTTAGAGCACAAAGACCCTTTCACACCCGCAGTCAATGTTGCCAGTTCCGGCAGGCGAGTGGAGATCTTGCGCGCAAAACCGTCTGTAGAAAGAGAGGTTTTGCAGGCGTCGTCTGGTACCGTGATGGTGCTGACGGAATAGTTACGACTGCCAACATATCCATCCAGGAAGTCCACATAGCTTTGAACTGTGTGAAGGTTGGCGTTGTTGTAACTTTCATTGAAAGCGGCAGAGGAAGAAGAGAAGTCCTCTTCATCACTGACGATGATCACCGCCAGGAAGGCTTCGCTGCGGCGGAAACCTGCATTCTGCGGCTCAAGCAAAGCTTCCTTGAAGCTTGAGAACGCACGTTCGTCACCATTACCCAGCGTTCCCTGCTTGGCATTGGTGGAAAACACATCACCCAGGTTTGCGGTGTTCTTGTCCATAATGAACACGCCCGAATGAGTTTCGATTTTTGGATTCGTCTGTAGAACCGCACCATCCTTGATGCGGGCTTTTTCACTTGCGGAATTGAATTGTTTTTCCCAGGCCTCTGTTGTTGTCACCGCCATGTGGAAATCATAGTTGTACTGTTGGAAGCGCGAGATGAAAGACTGGAAGTTCGCCGCCAGATTGTCCTGAGACGTCTTCATGGAGCCGGAGTTGTCGATCACCCAAAGGATGTCGATCTGTTTTGGAATGAAAACTGCTTGTTGCTTGTAGTCTTCTGCATCGTTCAAGAGGGAGTAAGAACCAGTCCCCTTGCTGCAACCAGCTACCAGTGCCACTGCTGAAGCCATCATTAGTGCTTTGCTAGCGACTGTTTTTTTCATACGGTTATGCCCTCCTGAGCCCCACCATGCTTCTTGATGGATTCAGTTTCGTTTAAAACAACCCAAAACTGAAATTTCAGGTAACTGCATGAATTCGTTTTTTAATTTTTAATTGGTCTAGTTATGAGACACGCTAACTATGTGAAATAACAGGGTGTTGTAGAATCAATCATTTTCTAAAATATTTTCTTGTGTCAAACCTATAGCCAGTTTGTCAGGCTTTCCGTCGCGTTTTCGCAGCTAAGTGTGCGTCGAAATTAGAAGATACTCCGAACTGTCGAACTTCTCTCCACAACCAAGATCCTCTTTTATTACGAGGCCTCAAAGAAAGGGGACCTTCGATGGAAGGCCCTGCGATTTATTTCTTCTTCAAAAGCAGTTTGGCTTTTTTCCAGTACTCTTCTTTTTGTTCCAGAGTCATTGCAGAAAAATCCTTTTGGTCTTTTTCAACAAGTTCCACCATCATATTGAAGCGATTTTCAAAGCGCTGATTGGCTTTGCGCAGAACCTGCTCGGGTTCCATCTGCACATGACGTCCCAGTTGGGCGAGCGAAAACAGGGCATCGCCCAGTTCGTGTTCGATCTCGCTGTCATTGCCTTCATCCAAAGCTTCACGCAGCTCCTGATATTCCTCTTCCACATTCGCAAGGACGCCGTCCATGTCTTCCCAGTCGAATTTCAACTTTTCAGTGCGTTTGCCGATTTTGTAGGCTTTCTGCAAAGCCGGCAGGGGAGGCACGTTCAAGGCGTATGGCGACGGTGCAGCAGAAGTAGCCTTCTCTTGTTTCTTGATTTCTTCCCAGTTGCGGATGACTTCGGCGGTGTCGGCAACCTGGGTGTCAGAGAAAACATGCGGGTGTCGGCGCACCAGTTTTTCACTGATTCCGGCAATCACGTCTTCCAGAGTAAAAGCTCCACGTTCGGCGGCAAGCTGAGCGTGCAGAACCACTTGGAAGAGGACATCCCCCAGCTCTTCTTTCATTTTCAGATCCTTGCTGGCATCGGAAGCGGGCAGTTCCAGGGCTTCCACCAGTTCGTGGGTCTCTTCAATTGCGTATTGAGTCAAAGACTCATGAGTTTGCTCTTTATCCCAGGGACATCCTCCGGGACCGCGCAAAGACGCTACGATCTCGACTAAGGACTCAATATGACGTAAGTTGGAGGGAATATGCGGCATGGGGACTCCTCGACTTTCTGATGGAATCTCTTTATTGCTAACACAAATGCATAGTGATTTCGACAATTTTCGCAATATGGGTTACGGTAGAAAAACTAGATATGCAACGAGGTAAAAATCCAAAAAAGGGCGAAAGCCCAGCCAAGCGGGTTAACTATGAGGATCACAGTCTGAAGTTTTTGGACTGGGTGGATTCCATCGGTTTGGAGAAAACATTCCTGGGTCGTGTTGTGCAACTCATGGAAGAAAAATTCTTCATTCGTCGCGCTGCTTTGATCTTCCTGTATTGCGTTCTGCTTTCTTACACAATCTTCTATCAGTTCGACATTCCGTACAATTTCAACGTCGGTGATGTGGCCAAGTACGATGTCACTTCGCCGATGGGTTTTGAGATGACTGACGAAGTCACCACCGAGGAAAAACGCCTGAAGGCGGAATACTCGGTGCCGATTGTTTATGATTATGACACCAGCGTCTTTGAGCGGGTGTCCGTCAACCTGATTCACTCTTTCCGCACCATGCGTGCCTATTACCGTGAAACCCAGTGGCCGAAAGCACATGCTCAGTACCGGGTGGCGGTGAAGGATTTCTTCCAGTATAAAAAGCAGTTTGAAAAAGAGCTGGGCGTGGGTGTTTCTGATTTTATGTTCGAGTGGCTGATTGATCTGAAGTTCAATCCGCGCATTGAAGCCATCGTCATCCGCAACCTAGAAAACTGGTACGACCGTAAAGTGGCGGAGGCACCGGACCGCTTTATCCCGGCCAGCCAGGCCACGGTCTTAGGCCGTGTGGTGCACAAAAACAATCTGGGTAAAGAGTTCCCCATTCCGCGGGAAGAGATCCTGGATCTTCAGTCCCCGGAAAACTTTGAACTGGAACTGAAAAAAGACCTGAATCGTTTCTCGGAAAGTGATCAGGCCAATATCCTGTACTTTGCGCGTTCCTTGGTCGTGCCGAACATGACCCTGAACAAGCAGGAAACTGCCAGCCGCCGCCAGGCCGCGCGTGATGCGGTGATCCCGGTGACGATCACCATCAAAAAGAACCAGAATATTATCGCTCAAGGGTCGGTGGTTCAGCCGTTCCAGATGGCGGTGATCAAACAAATCGAAAACATCCGCGCCGACAAACGTAAAGACATCATGTCGCTGTCCATGGCCCTGATGTTGTCGGTGGCCATTCTGGTGTTCTTCTCGTACCTGAAGCGTTTCACCATCAATAAAGTGAAAATCGAATTCAAAGACGTGTCGGTCATGATGCTGATTGCTTTTGGCATCATCTTCTTTACCAAGATCTACATGTTCATCACCGATGCGGCCTTCGCCTCGAAGTTGGGCCACTTCCTGCCTCCGGCGATCTTCCTGTATGCAGCTCCGGTGGCGGCGGGTCCGATGCTGGTGGGTCTTTTGATCACTTACGGTGAAATTGTGTGGCTGTTCACAGCCTTCCTGTCCGTGTGCCTGGGCATCATGGTGGATTACAACTTTGCCTTTATGTTTGTGTCCCTGGTGGGCGGTATCGCGGCGGCGCGCGGGGTGTACAACTGTAAAACCCGTAACGACGTTTATTTTGCCGGTGTGCGCACGGGTCTGGTGAATGCGGCGATGATTGCGTTTATTCTGACCATGACTAAGTTCGACCAAGAGGGCGGAGTAAAAGAGATTCTGCTGTCGATCCCGGCGGGTTTCCTGGGCGGTATTTTCTCGGCCCTGGTGGCGATGATGTTTGTTCCGCTGCTGGAATCCGTCTTTAGCTACACCACGGACGTAAAACTGCTTGAGCTGAGCAACTTGAATCACCCGCTGCTGAAAGAAATGATCGTGAAAGCCCCGGGAACTTATCACCATTCGATGATGGTGGGTTCGATGGTGGAAGCGGCGGCGGAAGAAATCGGTGCCAATCCGTTGTTGGGTAAAGTTATGTGCTATTACCACGACATCGGCAAGATGGAGCACGCCAATTACTTTATCGAAAACCAGAAGCCGGGCCACAACCCGCATGATCATATTTCTCCGTTCATGAGTAAAACCCTGCTGATCGCCCACGTAAAAGACGGGGTGGAAATGGGGATGGCTTACAAACTGGGTAAACCCATCATTGACGGGGTTTTGCAGCACCACGGAACGACGCTGATTTCTTATTTCTACAACAAAGCTCTGGATCTGAAAAAAGAAGACGGTCCTGAAATTGGGGAAGAGGACTTCCGCTATCCAGGTCCGAAACCGCAGTTCCGCGAAGCTGCTTTGTGTATGCTTGCCGACAGTATCGAAGCTGCGGCTCGTTCTTTGGATGAGCCGACTCCGGCGCGTTTGCAAAATATCGTTAAGAACATCACGCAAAGAAAGTTCTCTGACGGGCAGTTGGATGAATGTAATCTGACCCTGAAAGACATCTCCAAGGTCGAGGCGGCGTTCATCCGCATCCTTCTGGGTATCTATCACCAGCGTATTGATTATCCTCGCAGTGCCGGGGGTGGTTTGGGTGACGTGGGTCAAACCACGCCATCGCAGGGTTAGTCATGGAAGTTTTAATCGTCAATGAATCCAAACACGCAGCCCCACGCAAGTTCATCCAAACCTGGATGCAGCTTGTGGTGACAGAGCTAAAGCGTAAAAAAGTGCTGAAGGCTGAGCAGGCCCGTCGGGAACTGACGCTGGTGTTTTTGGATAAAAAACCCGCGCAGAAAATCAATATGGAGTTTCGGGGTAAGAACTACGCCACGGATGTTTTGAGTTTTGACTCGATGGATCCGGGGTCTTTGGGGGAGCTTGTTTTGTGCCCCGAGGTTTTAAAGCGTCAATCCAAAGAGCATGGACTCACGTATCAGCAGGAGCTGGGTTATATGCTGCTTCATGGGGTGCTGCACTTGTTGGGTTATGACCACGAGACCAGTGAGGCCGAGGCACTGGAAATGTTCGGCATTCAGGATGCGGCTTTCGAAGTCCTTTTGAAAAAAGTTTCCGCCAAATAAGGCGTCTTTTCCCTCTAAAATTGACATGAGAAATGCAAACCTCCCGGAGGGACCAAAAGGGACCCTCTGCGTCCTCGGTTTTGTCTAAAGTTTGAACGATTCCATCGTGTCGCCCCCTGATTTTGGGGCTTCCTGCGCTTATTTCGCAAATAGTCACGAAGAACCCGGTTGGCATCGCCTTTGTATTAAGCAGAGGTGTGTTTCTCCCAAACTGTCGCCTCCGAGAGATTTTCCCCTCCCTTCTCTCGGAGGCGTTTTTCTTGACAGACAGGGCCCTGTGATTACACTGGGCCTATGTCTATCGTTACTGAAGCCTCTGAAATAAAAAGCAAAATCGTGTCTCTCGAAGCCTTCTCGAAGGAGCTTCGGGGGTATCTTTGACTTAGATCGCAAGAAAAAGCGCCTGGAAGAGATCTCCATTCAGGCTGAAAATCCCGCACTCTGGGAAAAACCTGCTGAAATGCAAAAGCTGAACAAAGAAAAAGCCCTGCTTGAAAAAGCCGTGGGGGAATTCGACGCCTTTGCAAGTCGCTTGAGCGACTCCAAGGTTCTGCTGGAAATGGCCGAAGAAGCCCAGGATGAAGGCAGTTTCTCTGAAGCCAAAGCCGAGGTCGTGGCACTGGAAAAGTTGGGGGAAGAGCTTGAGTTGAAACGAGTTCTGAACGGCGAATTGGACAGCAACAGCTCGTATCTGTCCATCAACTCCGGGGCAGGTGGTACGGAGTCCTGTGACTGGGCCTCCATGCTTTTGCGTATGTACACGCGTTATGCTGACAAGCATGGCTTTAAAGTTCAAATCATCGAGATGACCGAGGGCGAGGGTGCCGGGATTAAATCCTGCACGCTTTTGATCGAAGGCCCTTATGCCTATGGATATCTGAAGGCGGAATCCGGAGTGCATCGTCTGGTGCGTATTTCTCCGTTTGATTCCAATGCCCGTCGCCATACATCTTTTGCGTCCGTGTTTGCCTGGGCGGAAGTGGATGATGACATCAATATCGAAGTTCGTCCTGATGATCTGAAAGTGGACACCTTCCGCGCCAGCGGGGCCGGTGGCCAGCACGTCAACAGAACGGATTCTGCGGTTCGTATGACTCACATTCCATCCGGGGTTATTGTGACCTGTCAGGTGGAAAGATCTCAGATTCAGAACCGTGAAAAAGCCCTGAAGATGTTGAAAGCGCGCCTTTATGAAATGGAAATCGAAAAGCGCAACGCGGAAAAAGACGCGATGAATTCCCAGAAAAAAGCCAATGAATGGGGTTCGCAGATTCGCTCTTACGTGATGCATCCTTATCAGATGGTGAAAGATCACCGCACTGATTTTGAAACCAATCAGGTCGATGACGTGATGGACGGGGATCTGGATGGATTTATCATGTCTTACTTGAAATCGACTTTGACGGCAGAAAGTCAGCCTTCGTGAAGTCTTCATTGCCTTGGCTTTCCTGGCGACTGCTTTTCTCGCGCAAAACCATGTTTGGCGGCTCGGCTCCTTTGGCCTTGCTCGGACTGGTTTTGGGGGTGGCAGCGCTGGTGGCCTCGATGGCGGTGATGAGTGGTTTTGAAAACACTCTAAAAACAGCCATGGCCGAAGTGTCTGGCCACGCACAAGTGGTGAAGCGCTCGCGCTTTCCGGATGACTGGAAAGAACTGGAAGAGCGCATTCGCAAAGCCGAACCCACGCTGGTTAACACCAGCCGTTTTGTCTTTATTGAGGCGGTTTTGGCCAACAAAGGTCAGATCTCAGGTGTTCTGATTCAAGGTGTGGACACTCAGCGGGTCAATGAGGTTTTGAACTTCAAACGCCGTGTTCTGAGCGGAACAGATGATCTGAATGTGGCCAGTGATGTGCCTTTGGCGCTGGTGGGTAAAAATCTGGCAAAAAAAATGAATCTGAATGTCGGAGACACCTTCCGTGTGGTGGTTCCGGTCGCGGACTCTGTGGATCCGTCAAAGTTCCAGCGCCGGGTGGGGGCTTTTAAAGTCCAGGGCATTTTGGACCTGGGAAAGCACGACTGGAATGAGCGGTTTATTCTGTCTGATTTGAAGGCCACCCAGGATCTGGCGGATATCGGAGATCGTTATTCGGGCTTGTTGTTGAAGTTCCAGGATGTGGATCATGCCCGTGACGCCGCTTTCAATTTGAGTGCGGTTTTGGGATCCCCTTATTGGGTGCGCGACTGGCGCGATGCCAATGAAAACCTTTTTGAAGCCATCAATGTCGAGCGGCCGGGAATCTTTTTCGTGGTTTTGGTGATCACCATTGTGGCGGCCTTCAATGTGTCGGCGACTTTATTTGTGAACGTGGTTCGTCGTTTCAAGGACATTGCCATTCTAAAGACCGTGGGTCTGTCGCAAAAAGACATTATGAAAATCTTTGTCTGCCAGGGCTTGTTTATGGGCCTGGTGGGGATCGTTCTGGGGTTTGCTCTGGGGGTCGGGATTGCCTATCTGTTTGAATTCATGCAGGGGCGTTTAAGTCTGATTTCCGGCGAGGTGTATCGTTTGGAAAATATTGAATTGCAAATTCGTTTCGTCGATGGCGTGGCCATCTGTGTTGCGACACTTGTGATCTGTTTGATTGCCACGATCGCACCGGCACGTCGCGGAGCGAAGCTGGAGCCGGTGGAGGGACTGAGAAGTGAATAGCGAAAACATTCTTTTGCGTGCGGTGGATATTCACAAATCCTATTCCCAA encodes:
- a CDS encoding ABC transporter permease, whose product is MKSSLPWLSWRLLFSRKTMFGGSAPLALLGLVLGVAALVASMAVMSGFENTLKTAMAEVSGHAQVVKRSRFPDDWKELEERIRKAEPTLVNTSRFVFIEAVLANKGQISGVLIQGVDTQRVNEVLNFKRRVLSGTDDLNVASDVPLALVGKNLAKKMNLNVGDTFRVVVPVADSVDPSKFQRRVGAFKVQGILDLGKHDWNERFILSDLKATQDLADIGDRYSGLLLKFQDVDHARDAAFNLSAVLGSPYWVRDWRDANENLFEAINVERPGIFFVVLVITIVAAFNVSATLFVNVVRRFKDIAILKTVGLSQKDIMKIFVCQGLFMGLVGIVLGFALGVGIAYLFEFMQGRLSLISGEVYRLENIELQIRFVDGVAICVATLVICLIATIAPARRGAKLEPVEGLRSE
- the ybeY gene encoding rRNA maturation RNase YbeY codes for the protein MEVLIVNESKHAAPRKFIQTWMQLVVTELKRKKVLKAEQARRELTLVFLDKKPAQKINMEFRGKNYATDVLSFDSMDPGSLGELVLCPEVLKRQSKEHGLTYQQELGYMLLHGVLHLLGYDHETSEAEALEMFGIQDAAFEVLLKKVSAK
- a CDS encoding PilZ domain-containing protein produces the protein MGGVQTATNQQQWYILRGEMKYGPYEYRSLITMIQNGELYDYNFVWAAHLENWTLLGDLQEFSKDRLCRLIETKDHIAGSFKDRKCPRVDLETPVYAHNDHNFFDGHTLSVSENGALVLLNDPLLLPGQKILLNFRTSEVNPQTFNVLCEIIRKNYSKQRLNVKSGLHYAVRFLSVQETGMAQLTKWTRGGVSKEETNDGILKVHE
- the mazG gene encoding nucleoside triphosphate pyrophosphohydrolase, with amino-acid sequence MPHIPSNLRHIESLVEIVASLRGPGGCPWDKEQTHESLTQYAIEETHELVEALELPASDASKDLKMKEELGDVLFQVVLHAQLAAERGAFTLEDVIAGISEKLVRRHPHVFSDTQVADTAEVIRNWEEIKKQEKATSAAPSPYALNVPPLPALQKAYKIGKRTEKLKFDWEDMDGVLANVEEEYQELREALDEGNDSEIEHELGDALFSLAQLGRHVQMEPEQVLRKANQRFENRFNMMVELVEKDQKDFSAMTLEQKEEYWKKAKLLLKKK
- a CDS encoding HD family phosphohydrolase; the encoded protein is MQRGKNPKKGESPAKRVNYEDHSLKFLDWVDSIGLEKTFLGRVVQLMEEKFFIRRAALIFLYCVLLSYTIFYQFDIPYNFNVGDVAKYDVTSPMGFEMTDEVTTEEKRLKAEYSVPIVYDYDTSVFERVSVNLIHSFRTMRAYYRETQWPKAHAQYRVAVKDFFQYKKQFEKELGVGVSDFMFEWLIDLKFNPRIEAIVIRNLENWYDRKVAEAPDRFIPASQATVLGRVVHKNNLGKEFPIPREEILDLQSPENFELELKKDLNRFSESDQANILYFARSLVVPNMTLNKQETASRRQAARDAVIPVTITIKKNQNIIAQGSVVQPFQMAVIKQIENIRADKRKDIMSLSMALMLSVAILVFFSYLKRFTINKVKIEFKDVSVMMLIAFGIIFFTKIYMFITDAAFASKLGHFLPPAIFLYAAPVAAGPMLVGLLITYGEIVWLFTAFLSVCLGIMVDYNFAFMFVSLVGGIAAARGVYNCKTRNDVYFAGVRTGLVNAAMIAFILTMTKFDQEGGVKEILLSIPAGFLGGIFSALVAMMFVPLLESVFSYTTDVKLLELSNLNHPLLKEMIVKAPGTYHHSMMVGSMVEAAAEEIGANPLLGKVMCYYHDIGKMEHANYFIENQKPGHNPHDHISPFMSKTLLIAHVKDGVEMGMAYKLGKPIIDGVLQHHGTTLISYFYNKALDLKKEDGPEIGEEDFRYPGPKPQFREAALCMLADSIEAAARSLDEPTPARLQNIVKNITQRKFSDGQLDECNLTLKDISKVEAAFIRILLGIYHQRIDYPRSAGGGLGDVGQTTPSQG
- the prfB gene encoding peptide chain release factor 2 (programmed frameshift) yields the protein MSIVTEASEIKSKIVSLEAFSKELRGYFDLDRKKKRLEEISIQAENPALWEKPAEMQKLNKEKALLEKAVGEFDAFASRLSDSKVLLEMAEEAQDEGSFSEAKAEVVALEKLGEELELKRVLNGELDSNSSYLSINSGAGGTESCDWASMLLRMYTRYADKHGFKVQIIEMTEGEGAGIKSCTLLIEGPYAYGYLKAESGVHRLVRISPFDSNARRHTSFASVFAWAEVDDDINIEVRPDDLKVDTFRASGAGGQHVNRTDSAVRMTHIPSGVIVTCQVERSQIQNREKALKMLKARLYEMEIEKRNAEKDAMNSQKKANEWGSQIRSYVMHPYQMVKDHRTDFETNQVDDVMDGDLDGFIMSYLKSTLTAESQPS